The following are from one region of the Biomphalaria glabrata chromosome 4, xgBioGlab47.1, whole genome shotgun sequence genome:
- the LOC106067346 gene encoding haloacid dehalogenase-like hydrolase domain-containing 5 — MACRRALRAHSPCRQPFAVQLLRLIKGCGCAVRNFHTNKTAYNKCQFGFLFDIDGVIVRGRKPLPHAKEAFQLLAQDGQFKVPTLFVTNAGNSLRSRKAQQLSEWLGIQVTEDQVVMSHSPLKMFRQFHDKHVLVNGQGPVKAIAQNIGFTNVTTVEELSHRFPDLDKMDHQRKKAAPCAFEEFFPKIEAVILFGEPVRWETPMQLIMDVLLTDGQPSNDLPDIPYPHLPVLACNMDLLWMAENRLPRLGHGCFMNALEGLYQKITGKEMKYTALIGKPSEITYHHADYLLTQQAKLLGVPQIRRIYCVGDNPTTDIYGGNLYNRYLQRRRKDSNTPSQTASKKRRVASHRADDEFLDEDNDDEDDMDTSIYQRDSGANMRVIKSLEEDKSGVEKALSCETILVCTGVFKKGTETTALLSPRLICNHNHRDFVIDPMLINPTHVVPDVLEAVKLVFEKETYP; from the exons ATGGCGTGTCGGCGAGCGCTCAGAGCGCATAGCCCTTGCCGACAACCATTTGCTGTTCAATTACTCAGGTTAATTAAGGGTTGTGGATGTGCCGTGAGGAATTTTCACACAAAC AAAACTGCATATAATAAATGCCAGTTTGGATTTTTGTTTGACATTGATGGCGTCATTGTACGAGGAAGAAAGCCGTTGCCACACGCCAAGGAAGCTTTTCAGTTGCTAGCACAGGATGGACAGTTCAAAGTCCCAACCTTATTTGTTACAAATGCTGGCAACTCACTTCGTTCGAGAAAAGCTCAGCAGCTTTCAGAATGGCTTGGAATTCAG GTCACAGAAGACCAAGTTGTCATGTCTCATAGTCCTCTGAAGATGTTTCGTCAATTTCATGATAAGCATGTTCTTGTGAATGGCCAAGGTCCTGTCAAAGCAATAGCACAAAACATTGGCTTCACCAATGTAACCACAGTGGAGGAGCTTTCTCATCGATTTCCTGATCTAGATAAAATGGATCACCAAAGAAAGAAGGCAGCT CCCTGTGCATTTGAAGAGTTCTTCCCTAAAATAGAAG CTGTGATTCTGTTTGGGGAGCCAGTCAGGTGGGAAACACCTATGCAACTTATCATGGATGTTCTCTTGACAGATGGACAACCATCAAATGACCTGCCAGATATACCATACCCGCACCTGCCTGTATTAGCTTGTAACATGGATCTATTGTGGATGGCCGAGAATAGGTTGCCAAG ATTAGGTCATGGATGTTTCATGAATGCATTGGAGGGATTATATCAG AAAATCACTGGTAAAGAAATGAAGTACACAGCCTTGATAGGCAAGCCAAGTGAGATCACCTACCACCACGCTGACTATCTCCTGACACAGCAGGCCAAACTCTTGGGAGTTCCACAAATACGAAGGATTTACTGTGTAGG TGATAATCCAACCACAGATATATATGGTGGCAACTTGTATAATAGATATTTACAACGTAGAAGGAAAGATTCCAACACACCCAGTCAAACAGCTTCCAAGAAACGTCGGGTGGCTTCCCACAGGGCTGACGATGAGTTTCTGGATGAAGACAATGACGATGAGGATGACATGGACACTTCCATATACCAGCGAGACTCTGGGGCCAACATGCGGGTCATTAAGTCCCTGGAGGAGGATAAGTCTGGTGTGGAGAAGGCCCTGAGCTGCGAGACTATTCTGGTGTGCACCGGGGTGTTTAAGAAGGGGACCGAGACCACTGCTCTGCTTAGCCCTCGGCTCATCTGCAACCACAACCACAGGGACTTCGTTATAGACCCCATGCTCATTAACCCAACTCATGTCGTGCCTGATGTACTGGAAGCTGTCAAActtgtgtttgagaaagagacCTACccataa